Within Vicia villosa cultivar HV-30 ecotype Madison, WI linkage group LG1, Vvil1.0, whole genome shotgun sequence, the genomic segment GATTGTGATCGACCTTtcagtttgaatcagttgactgtgaattatctggatcatTTGAATGAGTcatgtcttgagatttgaacttgcctttgttatgagagaagtgtgggaggtaaattttggggtatgacactaagctAGAaggaaaaaagtagaaaaaatgaAGGTACTTATGTGGTAAGAGAACTTGCGATGGTTGAAACTTTCTCACGGAGATAGATGGCGGAGACGGCGTCGAGCAGGCTGCGAGTAGAACTCTAGAGAAGAAAGAGAAACATAAGTGAAAATAAGCCGAGTTCCCTCTTATTTATAAAGAGCTCTCACTGCGCATGTCCGAGCACGTGCCTAGGCTAGCCATCATTGCGTATTTATGACGACCCGTGGCTCAAAGCACGCATGCGACGACACCCCTTTAGTTTCCAATCATTTATTCACCTCCTCGCCAGCCGTGTCTCCTCGGTAATGAATAATCTCCTCGACAATATACCTTCCTCAGATGAATAAAAAATGCAACCTCTTCAGAAAACGTGCATCATCCCAGTATGTTCTTTCTCGAACCAGGAGTTGCTCTTAAGTCATCACTTCCATGCTCGGAGCAACGACTTGGGGGCGTGGTGGCAACTTTCACTAAAATACAAGTCAAGTCAATCCAATGGCTTTGGTCTCAATTTTACCCCGCTACAATGAGAACTTCATTAATCGACGAAGCACGCCTTGATCTAACCAAGATGCTCTCCACGTCCATAATTTTTGTCTAGATGTACAACCATTACTATAGATATAATAGTCTACTGGTTTAGCTAGGAACTAAAAAAAAGGGGTATCCATGTGTAACAAGGGATTCCGAAGCATTTAACCCAAGCTGATCTTTTAGCATTGACATCAATAGGGTGTTTATAAAGAACTTTGGACCAACCATTTTCATCAAGAGCTTCTTTGTCTCTGACATCCTAACTTGAAGAAAAAACTAGTGTAGCTTTGTAACTTTAGAGAGAGGTGGGAGTTTCTTTCTCTAACATTATCCTTGAGATTGTTTTACTTAGGGAGAAAAACATGCACGAATACGAACCTAAATGTTATAactaagaaagaaaagaaaaaatttaaaatttaatttctattttaattaaatttattgggGTGGTTATGATAGAGcaagaaaaaaatttatttttatttttaattaataaaaaattataattaattatttgtaaAGTTACATGTGATATGcaagaatttttttttagttaGGGATATGTTAAATGTGTGTGAGTATCACACATGTAAGTTTGTTAATGGTTAGTAGATGGTTGGAAAGTGTGTGAGTATGTTAAACTTCTTATCACTTGAATTTATAGTTTGTGAGCACACCATTATAATCacttttgtatcattttcatcatgacgaatatagaagaacaagaacaacgaATTGAGTGCGATGAACTGAAATGCTGAAATTTTAAATGTTAAACTTCTAAGCACTTCCTAACgaattgagtgcttagaattgctGAAATTTTATTTAGTAATCGGTATGACAATGAAATGTTTCAAAGGTGTTCAACCCTGTCCTCTGTGAATCTGCAATGGGAAAAAATCCAACACAAATAATGACGGTGACAATAAAGGCCATTATTGTCATCAAGAAATTTGAAAACATATTTCATCAATACCATTAAaccttatgcagataatcatcaatacaaaaaaatatataaaccaaaCACTTCAGCAACGAaaatgaaaacatattttaaGTGCTTCAATAGATTTATTTACCAATGAGAAAAACCAATATATTGAATTCCGAAATATATGCACGTATCTTTGAGTATAAAAGTTTATTAGGAATATTTCAGCTGAGTAAAATCAGACATTTATCTTCATTCGACATATTCACACAGACGGTTTATCTTCGGGTTTCCCAGCATTCGATATTTACCTTCACACATTCGGCATATTTGCGGTTGTTGGATTAAAATGAGACAGTTGAAATTTTAAATTCTCCAGTTTTTTTCTTCCTTTAATAGAATAAAAACTATAACAGACTCTAAGAAGCTTAAGTGTTTTGTCATGATTGATGTTGTTAAAATCTAGTGCAATGACTGTTATAGATTCCTGGTTTGGCATATTATTGGTGAAATTAAAACAACTAACACAACTAACATTAATTAGACAATCACTTGTAGAAGATTTGACATTCTTGATTTCATGCAATTACATTTACATATGCATAAATAACAGTAATGACACAAACAAATCTATCAACATTTCcaataaacataaaaccaaaccatGTTTTTTGTTGTACTCCAATAAGTCATAACAAAATATAGATATCAAGAAAATATATCAACACCTGATAATTCTAGTATGAATCATCTTCTTAGGCTTGCGTGTCATCACCAGGGAGTGAAAGCAAAGATTCTTTATACACTATCGATGGGGATCCATGTGAAACTGCACTATCTGGAAAGCATTTGTATGAGGAACCCTCTATAAGCTCTCCTTTATCGTTATACCTCAACAATCTAGTCCCATCTGTTACAATGATATCACCATCTTTTGTAGAGCATATTGGAGAAAATTGATGAGGAGATAGGATTTGCATAGGGAAAACAATAGCCTTAATCCAAGACGAATTTACATTGTATTCTTTCATCAaccatatttcaattctactattttcACAATCCATAGTCCATAAACTAAGAAATTCTCGATATACCCACAACTCATAATGATCAGACTTATGgcctacaccatttggataaGGCATATCAAAAAGTTTCCTTTCTGTTAAATCAAATGCAATAATAACTTTCATCAATGAATCTGAATGTAAAGCCACCCAATGAATAGCATCGTTAAAGAGCGATCCCACTCTGGGCTCTATCTTGTCGATCGTATAAAGGAAGTAAGTATCCTCAATTTCCTTCCACTTGTTATCTTTCAATGAGAAATATTCCAAACGTGAAAAATCTTCCTGGGCTAGAATACACGACAATGAAACCACCACGTAATCATCTCTTAACTGATCATATCCAAAACCATATAGATAATACAAATCACGTAACTCTAAATTTGTTTCATATTCACCAGGAGCTAAAGGTATTTGTTTGTGAACATAGGTGCATGGATTAAATATGCAGAAACTCGAAGAATATTGGATAAATATAAAGCCTCTACAAGAACTTATAATTTGAATAAGAGAATCAGGTTGGGGATTCAAAAAATTGAACCGTTTAACAGAAGCATTCTTTAAGTCAAGTTGTTCTTCAAAATTTATAGATATTGTTTGGCgtaattcatttgatatgaattcaaTTCTACGAGTTGGTGTTGTAAGTTGAAAATGTAATTTGGAAAAATTGGGATCAGAGATAAGAGAAAACCATGGTTTAGAAACACATTTGAAACGAATAAGAGACTTCACTGGTAAATTTAAAAGGATTGTAGTTATCAGTTCTCCAGGCACATAAGATTTCGTTGTTGTCGTCTTTGTCTTTCTCTTTcccatcttcttcttctgctcCATGCTCCTTTCTTCTCTTCGTCTTTTTCTTATCGTTTTTTGTGCTAATAGCATATGAACCTTCTCATCATTTAAgctttttttaaatgaatatcAATATTTTTTACTTGGTAAGTCTTTAAATTTTTTACAAATttctttttagaaaattttcaatgtcatcttttattttaacaaatttcCTTTTAGTTTTCGATATCAAATTTTAGTCTGCCTTGTTAAATGAATATAAAGCACGAATAAATAGAATATTTTAATATAAGGaatttgattaaaattttaaatataattattttaaaaaatttctttttagttTTCCATATCAAATTTTAGACTGCCTTATTAAATGAATATAAGGGACAAATAAATAGAATATTTTAATATaaggaatttgatgaaaattttaaatataattattttaatcaattacttattttagtttttaatatcAAATTTTAGTCTGCCTTGTTAAATGAATAAAGGGCACgaaaaatagaatattttattATAAGGAATTTGATTaacattttaaatataaattactatatattaaaaataataaaaataaattaaatatctcatcaaagaataaatatttattacttctagtttagaaataaatatttagaaATCAGTAATGTTTACCCTTCTGTATTAAAATTGGGAGGCTGTGTAGGAAAAGACACATTGAATGTGAATAAGCAGTTTGTTTTTGATGCTTAATAATTTCTAACAACTTCGATTGCAAATGTGGTTGATTTGgtgaaaataaaattgagaattttctgttttgtttataTTTGAAACTGTAATGGAAGGGGAAGAGACAGCGTGCCTTTTAGTTGTCCCGCGAACTGGAAATATATTTACGGTTCTAAGTCATAGTTATACTTCCGGTTAGTTCCCAACTATTCCTACGTTCATGTCTAATATGATGCGAATCGAAAACATATATCTGATTTTTAAAGGCGTTTTTAAAATTTCGCGTGGTACGGTGAAAAATAGATGGGATAGaataaaaaatttccaaaataaaCTAGACAAATTAAACATAAGGTTGTCGTAATTTTTTTTCTAGATATTTTATTGGTTAAAATTAactctattataaatataatataataataaaaatactacaAAGAAAACCACTAAGCAGACCTACCCTAGGGGCTGATTTTGCCTAGGACCTCAAAATTTTGtctatataaatatatgtatatgtatgggaAACTGTTATGATATCtcaaaaattttatataaatttatgatatgataccttaataacattaaaaaagttttatttctaataatttaataaatattttttacataacataaaataaattcgatttaactaatattagtttacaaaaaaataaaataaaagcctcATTTTGGATTGCCTTAGTGGTGCTAAGTAAAAGAAAAACATGAAAACAATAGAAGAGCATAAAGTTCAACGAAGAAATAAACGGACTTAAACAACCCAACAAACATCATTGATCACTAAGTCCCCGCAAATACAAAATCAAGATACTACAATACTGTCAAGAAGTGGGAGTTAGTTCGCTTACATATGGGTAAATTATTTCATAACGGTTGTCATTAGCAAacgtggtatatatatatatatatatatatatatatatatatatatatatatatatatatatatatatatatatatatatatatatatatatatatatatatatatatatatatatatatatatatatatatatcgcaaCGGTTGAGCGAAAAAAACCGCATTGAAatcccttttaattttttaataaaaatgaataaaaaataaaagacacGCCTTAACgttaaaggaataaaatattttagGGCGTTGAGATTTGAACCCATGAAAACTTGATTGTAGTACCACAGTTAGCTCAACCAGCGTTATTATATccctaataatttttaatttaaaaaaatgttagcgCTTGAGTTTAGAGATGTCACCACGGTGTTTGGAAGAACCATGGTGACTTAGGCATTGTTGTTTGCGCGTTTAGTAGTAGTGAGGGTAATACATATACTAAACCTCTATGAGAGGATTCATGCAGAGCATAAAAGAACAATTCAACTTAAAATCTCTCATGAGGGTCTCAACTTAAAGTCTC encodes:
- the LOC131603378 gene encoding F-box/kelch-repeat protein At3g06240-like, with translation MEQKKKMGKRKTKTTTTKSYVPGELITTILLNLPVKSLIRFKCLRDLYYLYGFGYDQLRDDYVVVSLSCILAQEDFSRLEYFSLKDNKWKEIEDTYFLYTIDKIEPRVGSLFNDAIHWVALHSDSLMKVIIAFDLTERKLFDMPYPNGVGHKSDHYELWVYREFLSLWTMDCENSRIEIWLMKEYNVNSSWIKAIVFPMQILSPHQFSPICSTKDGDIIVTDGTRLLRYNDKGELIEGSSYKCFPDSAVSHGSPSIVYKESLLSLPGDDTQA